One region of Flavobacterium sp. GSB-24 genomic DNA includes:
- a CDS encoding nucleoside permease, whose amino-acid sequence MGIKNRLILMSFLQFFVWGAWLITIGNYWFGTKNWEGTQFGLVFGTMGIASLFMPTLTGIIADRWVNAEKLYGVLHILYAVVLFAIAQVSTPDTFIAVMLLAMCCYMPTIALSNSISYTSLKLNNKNIVKDFPPIRVWGTIGFIVAMWITNLSGSKATEYQFYIAGIGALILGIYAFTLPKCEPQRLIKENATWIETFGLESFKLFGNYKMALFFVFSMFLGGALQLTNAYGDVFLDEFKHFPKYADSFVIQYSTIIMSISQVSETLFILAIPFFLRRFGIKQVMLISMLAWVLRFGLFAFGDPVNGLWMIILSCIVYGMAFDFFNISGSLFVESNTDSKIRSSAQGLFMMMTNGVGAVLGSLTSGWAIDRFFTKSFTTTTELAGFLQTDPANEKMVEFVKSQGNSISADGAFTNAVLMKDWHTIWLSFAIYALVIAIAFAVLFKHKHDPKEIENLSH is encoded by the coding sequence ATGGGGATTAAAAACAGATTGATTTTAATGAGCTTTCTTCAATTTTTTGTTTGGGGAGCCTGGCTTATAACAATTGGAAATTATTGGTTTGGCACAAAAAACTGGGAAGGAACTCAATTCGGACTCGTTTTTGGAACCATGGGAATTGCATCTCTTTTTATGCCTACACTTACGGGTATTATTGCTGACAGGTGGGTAAATGCAGAAAAATTATACGGTGTTCTGCATATTCTTTACGCTGTTGTTTTATTTGCAATTGCACAGGTAAGTACTCCAGATACTTTTATTGCAGTTATGCTTTTAGCAATGTGTTGTTATATGCCTACAATTGCTTTAAGTAATTCTATTTCATACACTTCGTTAAAATTAAATAACAAAAATATAGTAAAAGATTTTCCGCCTATTCGAGTTTGGGGAACAATTGGTTTTATTGTAGCGATGTGGATTACCAATTTGAGTGGAAGTAAAGCAACAGAATATCAATTTTATATTGCTGGAATTGGAGCTTTAATTTTAGGGATCTACGCTTTTACACTTCCAAAATGTGAACCACAGCGTTTAATTAAAGAAAATGCAACTTGGATTGAAACTTTTGGTTTAGAATCTTTTAAATTATTTGGAAACTACAAAATGGCTTTGTTTTTTGTTTTTTCTATGTTTTTAGGAGGGGCGCTTCAATTGACAAATGCTTATGGAGATGTATTTTTAGATGAATTTAAACATTTCCCGAAATATGCAGATTCATTTGTAATTCAGTATTCTACAATTATTATGTCGATTTCTCAAGTTTCTGAGACACTATTTATTTTGGCAATTCCATTTTTCTTAAGACGTTTCGGAATCAAACAAGTTATGCTTATTAGTATGCTGGCATGGGTTTTACGTTTTGGATTGTTTGCTTTTGGAGATCCAGTAAATGGTTTATGGATGATTATTCTTTCTTGTATCGTTTACGGAATGGCGTTTGATTTCTTTAATATTTCAGGTTCTTTATTCGTAGAAAGTAATACAGATTCTAAAATTCGTTCGTCTGCTCAAGGATTATTTATGATGATGACCAATGGGGTAGGAGCAGTTTTAGGAAGTTTAACTTCTGGCTGGGCTATCGATCGTTTCTTTACAAAATCGTTTACTACCACAACAGAATTAGCGGGATTTTTACAAACAGATCCAGCTAATGAAAAAATGGTAGAATTTGTAAAAAGCCAAGGAAATTCTATTTCTGCAGACGGAGCTTTTACAAATGCGGTTTTAATGAAAGACTGGCATACAATCTGGTTGTCATTTGCTATTTACGCTTTGGTAATTGCAATTGCTTTTGCTGTTTTATTTAAACATAAACATGATCCAAAAGAAATTGAGAACTTGAGTCATTAA
- the cmk gene encoding (d)CMP kinase, which produces MKKITIAIDGFSSTGKSTLAKQLAKELEYVYVDTGAMYRAVAFFAMQQNIIGADFFDKDALINALPNIQLEFKFNADLGFAEMFLNGENVEKQIRTIEVSNFVSKVATVSEVRAKLVEQQQEMGKNKAIVMDGRDIGTVVFPDAELKIFMTASAETRAQRRFDELQQKGDNVSYEEVLKNVVERDHMDTHREDSPLVIAEDAIEIDNSYLNKEEQFAAVLELVNDVVKTP; this is translated from the coding sequence TTGAAAAAAATTACTATCGCTATCGATGGATTTTCATCAACAGGTAAAAGTACCTTAGCAAAACAATTGGCAAAAGAACTTGAATATGTATATGTAGATACAGGCGCTATGTATCGTGCAGTTGCTTTTTTTGCTATGCAGCAGAATATTATTGGAGCTGACTTTTTTGATAAAGACGCCTTGATTAACGCTTTGCCTAATATTCAATTGGAATTTAAATTTAATGCAGATTTAGGTTTTGCTGAAATGTTTTTGAATGGTGAAAATGTTGAAAAGCAAATTAGAACTATTGAAGTTTCTAATTTCGTTAGTAAAGTTGCCACCGTTTCTGAAGTTCGTGCTAAATTGGTAGAACAACAACAGGAAATGGGAAAAAATAAAGCCATAGTAATGGATGGTAGAGACATTGGGACAGTTGTTTTTCCAGATGCCGAACTTAAAATATTTATGACTGCAAGTGCTGAAACCCGCGCTCAAAGACGTTTTGACGAATTACAGCAAAAAGGAGATAATGTTTCTTATGAAGAAGTTCTTAAAAATGTTGTCGAAAGAGATCATATGGATACACACCGAGAAGATTCGCCTTTAGTTATTGCTGAAGATGCAATAGAAATAGATAATTCTTACTTAAATAAAGAAGAACAATTTGCAGCCGTTTTAGAATTAGTAAATGATGTTGTTAAAACACCATAA
- a CDS encoding murein L,D-transpeptidase catalytic domain-containing protein gives MKKIALICIFIFLAFVAYFIVSNKRNQDLSSSDARRIEYQVLKVKKLIETSPRYNKKVAFFIDMKIPSGKNRFFVYDLKTNKIIDKGLVAHGSGSETGVKGKLRFSNVPNSLKTSLGRYSIGNHYVGKFGKAYKLYGLDTTNSNAFKRDIVFHYYYDVPYKEKDGYICNSYGCPMVNKKYFERISKIIDSSESDILMSIYY, from the coding sequence ATGAAGAAAATAGCGCTAATTTGTATTTTTATTTTTTTAGCTTTTGTAGCTTACTTTATAGTATCTAATAAAAGAAATCAAGATTTATCTTCTTCAGATGCCAGAAGAATAGAATATCAAGTTCTTAAAGTTAAAAAGCTTATAGAAACAAGTCCGCGATATAACAAGAAAGTTGCCTTTTTTATTGATATGAAAATCCCTTCGGGTAAAAATCGTTTTTTTGTTTATGATTTAAAAACAAATAAAATTATCGATAAAGGATTGGTCGCTCATGGTTCTGGTTCTGAAACCGGAGTAAAAGGAAAACTTCGATTTAGTAACGTTCCCAATTCACTAAAAACTTCATTAGGAAGATATTCAATCGGAAATCATTATGTAGGGAAATTTGGGAAAGCCTATAAATTGTATGGACTAGATACCACTAATAGTAATGCATTTAAAAGAGATATTGTTTTTCATTACTATTATGATGTTCCATATAAAGAGAAAGATGGCTACATTTGCAATAGTTATGGCTGTCCAATGGTAAATAAAAAATATTTTGAAAGAATATCCAAAATAATTGATAGTTCAGAATCGGATATTTTGATGAGTATTTATTATTAA
- a CDS encoding murein L,D-transpeptidase catalytic domain-containing protein: MKIFYLFLFVTVGFLTGSKLSFKEDDAISTIEMERINSRIIDLKNMINIDHKYNQKIAFLIDMKVPSGKNRFFVYDLEKNVIIDQGLVAHGSGSETGIKGMLKFSNMPNSNCTALGRYAVGKTYKGIFGKAYRLAGLEESNNNALKRAIVLHSYSAVPLEEQDYYISNSHGCPMVNEQFFKRIEKIIDGSKSNILMDIYY; encoded by the coding sequence ATGAAAATATTCTATTTGTTTTTGTTCGTAACTGTAGGGTTTTTAACGGGTTCGAAACTCTCTTTTAAAGAAGATGATGCTATTTCTACTATAGAAATGGAAAGAATTAACAGCAGAATTATTGATTTAAAAAATATGATTAACATTGATCATAAATACAATCAAAAAATTGCTTTTTTAATCGACATGAAAGTTCCTTCTGGGAAAAACCGCTTTTTTGTTTATGATTTAGAAAAAAACGTAATTATAGACCAAGGTTTAGTGGCTCACGGTTCTGGATCTGAAACAGGAATAAAAGGAATGCTTAAGTTTAGTAATATGCCAAATTCTAATTGCACTGCACTTGGAAGATACGCTGTAGGAAAAACGTATAAAGGCATTTTTGGGAAAGCATATCGATTGGCTGGTTTAGAAGAAAGCAATAACAATGCTTTAAAAAGAGCAATTGTCCTTCATTCTTATTCTGCAGTTCCTTTAGAAGAGCAAGATTATTACATTAGCAACAGCCACGGATGTCCAATGGTTAACGAGCAATTCTTTAAAAGAATAGAAAAAATAATTGATGGTTCTAAGTCAAATATTTTAATGGATATTTACTATTAA
- the porQ gene encoding type IX secretion system protein PorQ codes for MLKQIVLFLILLICSASFGQVGGRYTYQFLNLTTSPRQAALGGDIITIYDEDVNQAMSNPALINADMDNHLAMNYGSYYGEASYGTASYAYTYDRHLQTFYAGVSYVNYGSFEGYDENGQATSNFTGSEGALTVGYSYNVPYTNFYVGTNAKLITSSLESYNSIGGAIDLGLLYLDEKNDLNFALVFRNLGTQFTTYSGIKENLPFEIVAGVSQELEHVPIRWHLTLENLQQWNISFSNPNRGETNIDGSTSEEKVSFFNNALRHVTFGVELFPKRAFNLRLGYNFRRGEELRVDEQRNFSGVSLGFGLKINKLKFNYSYSRYTLAANTSLFGLILNFQ; via the coding sequence ATGTTAAAACAGATCGTTTTATTTCTGATATTACTGATTTGCTCGGCTTCGTTCGGACAAGTTGGAGGGCGTTACACTTATCAGTTTTTAAACTTAACTACTTCACCAAGGCAGGCAGCGTTAGGAGGAGATATTATTACCATATATGATGAAGATGTTAATCAAGCCATGTCTAATCCTGCACTTATAAACGCTGATATGGACAATCACCTAGCAATGAATTACGGAAGTTATTATGGAGAAGCCTCTTACGGCACTGCTTCATATGCTTATACTTATGACAGGCATTTGCAGACTTTTTATGCTGGCGTGAGTTATGTAAACTACGGATCATTTGAAGGTTATGATGAGAATGGTCAGGCAACATCAAATTTTACAGGAAGTGAAGGAGCACTTACCGTGGGATATTCGTACAACGTACCTTACACTAATTTTTATGTTGGTACAAATGCGAAACTAATAACTTCTTCTCTGGAAAGTTATAATTCTATAGGTGGTGCGATTGATTTAGGGCTTTTATATTTAGACGAAAAAAATGATCTGAATTTTGCCTTGGTATTTCGCAACCTGGGAACGCAGTTTACCACATATTCAGGAATAAAAGAAAATCTGCCTTTTGAAATCGTTGCAGGAGTTTCACAAGAATTAGAACACGTGCCCATTCGCTGGCATCTTACTTTAGAGAATTTACAGCAGTGGAATATTTCTTTTTCAAATCCTAACAGGGGAGAAACTAATATTGACGGATCAACAAGTGAGGAAAAAGTTTCGTTTTTTAATAATGCTTTAAGGCACGTAACATTTGGTGTAGAGCTTTTTCCGAAAAGAGCATTTAATTTACGTTTAGGATATAATTTCAGAAGAGGAGAAGAGTTGAGAGTAGATGAACAACGTAATTTTTCAGGAGTTTCCTTGGGCTTTGGTTTAAAAATAAACAAGCTAAAATTTAATTATTCGTATTCTAGATATACATTGGCAGCTAACACAAGTCTTTTTGGTCTAATTTTAAATTTTCAGTAG